The sequence CGATGTCTGTACGACACTGCTTGCCTGCAAAATGGACCTGTCCTACCAACATATAGGCACGCTTTTGTGCCTCTTTGATACTATCACCGATACCTACACATACCAGTACCCTACCCCCTGTTGCATAGAGTTTTCCATCTTCACCACGCGTGACTCCCGCATAGGAGATATGTGCATTTTCCTTTACCTCTTCATGGTAGATATCATCTACGATGATCTCTGCAGGCGGTGTACTTTTATACGGATAGTCTTTACTTGCCATCACGACGCCGACCGCATATTTGTCATGAAACTCTATCTTGGCATTTTTAAGATCACCTGTTGCTGCCTTATAAAAGAGTTCAGAAGCCGGAGACTTGAGCAGTGGCATCAACTCTTCACATTCAGGATCCCCAAAACGTACATTATACTCAAGGATGATAGGCTCACCTTTTACCACCATCACACCGATAAAAAGTACACCCGTAAACGGCATACCTTCAGCTTCCATACCCTTCAGTGTAGGCTCTATAACGCGTTCGTTCAACTTACGATAGATCTCATCATTGACCAGCGGTGTAGGGGCATAGGCACCCATACCGCCTGTATTTGGTCCTTCATCATTGTTGAGAAGTCTTTTATGGTCCTGTGCGGCAGGTAAAACCACATAATCTTTCCCATCACAGATAGCAAATACAGAAAGCTCATAACCATCCAGGAACTCTTCCACAACGATACTTGTTCCCGCATCACCAAATGAGTTACCTGAAAGCATTTCACCCGCAGCTTTTTTTGCTTCATCATGACTTTGCGCAATGATCACACCCTTACCACCGCAAAGTCCATCAGCTTTCACTACGATCGGTGCATCCAGCGTCATGATAAAGTCATAGGCATCCTGCAATGAATCCGTTTCAATGTACTTGGCTGTAGGCACATTGTGACGGGCAAGAAAGTTTTTCATAAAGATCTTGGAACCTTCAAGTTGTGCCGCTTGGGCTGTAGGTCCAAAGATCGTAAGACCTCTCTCTTTAAAGACATCCACAATACCGCCTACCAATGGTGCTTCAGGCCCCACAATCGTTAGTTCGATACCATTGTCTTCAACAAAATCAGCCAATGCAGAAAAGTCACTGATCTCCAGATTCTCACCTAAGGTATCTGTCGCTCCATTGCCCGGTGCAAAATAGATCTTCTCTACATTCTCATCTTTTGTCAATGCCAAACCAATAGAGTATTCTCTACCGCCGGCACCTATTATCAATACATTCATTTAACATTCTCCGAAAAAGTTTAATTATCACCATAATATGCGGTCAGATTAGCAGGGATGACCATTGTGCGTAGAGGGTTTTGGAAAGGTGTGAAGGAGAACTGCCTTGTTCATCGATGACCTTTCCAAAGTCCTGTGCGTACAACCATCGTCACTAATAAGACCCGGGTGAGCGTTCTGTGTCAAGTCGGCCCTATATATAGCCAACGGTGCAGGAGAGAGTCTCTCTTTAGGGGATGATCTCTCGCCGACCAGGTCAAGCTCAAACAAAAACATCCGCACACCAAAAGACTACATGTCCCGCCAAGAATAAATGTTGGACCCCAAATACAGTAGTCGCATCACCTAGGCTAAATATATTATAACCTATTTGGAGTTAGAAGCGAGTAAAATCTGCTCTGCTTTTAGTATACAGGCATCTATCGTTGGCCTATCGGCAACTTCATA is a genomic window of Sulfurovum sp. XGS-02 containing:
- the purD gene encoding phosphoribosylamine--glycine ligase, whose translation is MNVLIIGAGGREYSIGLALTKDENVEKIYFAPGNGATDTLGENLEISDFSALADFVEDNGIELTIVGPEAPLVGGIVDVFKERGLTIFGPTAQAAQLEGSKIFMKNFLARHNVPTAKYIETDSLQDAYDFIMTLDAPIVVKADGLCGGKGVIIAQSHDEAKKAAGEMLSGNSFGDAGTSIVVEEFLDGYELSVFAICDGKDYVVLPAAQDHKRLLNNDEGPNTGGMGAYAPTPLVNDEIYRKLNERVIEPTLKGMEAEGMPFTGVLFIGVMVVKGEPIILEYNVRFGDPECEELMPLLKSPASELFYKAATGDLKNAKIEFHDKYAVGVVMASKDYPYKSTPPAEIIVDDIYHEEVKENAHISYAGVTRGEDGKLYATGGRVLVCVGIGDSIKEAQKRAYMLVGQVHFAGKQCRTDIAYQAL